The proteins below are encoded in one region of Lactuca sativa cultivar Salinas chromosome 3, Lsat_Salinas_v11, whole genome shotgun sequence:
- the LOC111891359 gene encoding pectate lyase 4 has translation MGTHNLILLFIHVVLFMAPGILSAGRRDVDESINQHGDPHHPELFAAEFGAAPKRRNLKACVAVNQIDKCWRCKADWADNRQALADCALGFGKGTTGGKGGDIYEVTDPSDDDFTEPKEGTLRWGVTRDRPLWITFAKDMVINLKQELVINNDKTIDGRGAAVEICNGGGLSVFKVKNVIIHGIHIHDIQETPGGDIKSNEGKAMPRSKHDGDGIMVFGSTNVWIDHCWFHDGPDGLIDVTMGSTMVTISNCKFSKHDKVMLLGADATHSEDKAMKVTLAYNKFVEGCIQRMPRCRWGLTQVVNNDFEKWGEYAIGGSNEPTILSQGNKYVAPDGANYKEVTRRAEATEDEWSKWSWKSENDVLENGATFKQSGGDIPITPEMITPDTTPVAELTADAGLLVCSPGTPC, from the exons ATGGGGACTCATAATTTAATTCTGTTATTCATCCACGTCGTTCTTTTTATGGCGCCGGGTATTTTATCAGCTGGTCGGAGAGACGTAGATGAAAGCATAAACCAACATGGCGATCCTCATCATCCCGAGCTGTTTGCAGCAGAGTTTGG TGCTGCTCCAAAAAGGAGGAACCTAAAAGCCTGCGTTGCAGTAAACCAAATAGACAAGTGCTGGAGGTGCAAAGCCGATTGGGCAGACAATCGTCAAGCATTAGCCGATTGCGCTCTTGGTTTCGGAAAGGGAACCACCGGTGGCAAAGGTGGCGACATCTATGAGGTGACTGATCCTTCAGACGACGATTTTACGGAGCCAAAGGAAGGAACCCTCCGTTGGGGTGTTACCCGAGACAGACCTTTATGGATCACCTTTGCAAAAGATATGGTTATCAATCTAAAACAAGAGCTCGTAATAAATAATGATAAGACAATTGATGGTAGGGGTGCAGCCGTCGAGATCTGTAATGGTGGAGGTCTCTCTGTATTCAAAGTGAAGAATGTCATTATTCATGGGATCCACATCCACGATATTCAAGAAACCCCCGGTGGTGACATTAAGAGTAATGAAGGAAAAGCAATGCCAAGATCAAAACACGATGGTGATggtattatggtttttggttctaCGAATGTATGGATCGATCACTGTTGGTTTCATGATGGCCCAGATGGGCTTATCGATGTCACAATGGGTTCGACAATGGTCACCATATCCAACTGCAAATTCAGCAAGCACGACAAA GTCATGTTGCTAGGAGCAGATGCTACACATAGTGAAGATAAAGCTATGAAAGTTACACTCGCATACAACAAGTTTGTAGAAGGTTGTATTCAAAGAATGCCAAGGTGTCGATGGGGACTTACACAGGTCGTTAACAATGACTTTGAGAAATGGGGAGAGTATGCTATCGGTGGTAGTAATGAACCAACCATTCTTAGTCAAGGTAACAAATATGTGGCTCCCGATGGCGCTAATTATAAAGAG GTTACGCGAAGGGCTGAAGCCACTGAGGACGAGTGGAGTAAATGGAGTTGGAAATCAGAAAATGACGTTTTAGAGAATGGAGCTACCTTCAAACAATCAGGTGGTGATATACCAATAACCCCAGAAATGATCACACCTGACACAACACCAGTTGCGGAACTAACAGCTGATGCTGGCTTACTCGTGTGCTCTCCTGGGACGCCTTGTTAA
- the LOC111891358 gene encoding LOW QUALITY PROTEIN: pectate lyase 1 (The sequence of the model RefSeq protein was modified relative to this genomic sequence to represent the inferred CDS: deleted 1 base in 1 codon), with amino-acid sequence MRKYYFLLCITQALVFLVPVILARTSTFATTPNNADLEENTAKIPAKILTAKIANQTEGSLPGSNSTRRDLHACQAANPIDKCWRCKPDWAENRQALADCALGFAKGTTGGKGGEIYEVTDPSDDACDKPKEGTLRFGVTRDKPLWIIFTKDMVITLKHELVICNDKTIDGRGASVEIANGAGLTIGNVKNVIIHGIHIHHIKVTEGGVISDSETHSGQEQKNDGDGIYIYGSSKIWIDHVTLNDGPDGLIDVTNAATCVTISNCKFTSHNKVMLLGADITHTQDKNMQVTVAYNKFGEGCIQRLPRCRYGFFQVVNNDYNKWQMYAIGGSSDPTILSQGNRFLAPDVAKSKQVTQRHDAPEEEWKNWKWKSQNDTFLNGAFFVPSGGEWEPTPEQSAGLIPPCPEPVEALTCDAGKLTCTPGQPC; translated from the exons atgaGAAAATATTATTTCTTACTTTGTATTACCCAAGCCTTAGTTTTTTTGGTGCCGGTTATATTAGCTCGGACATCCACCTTCGCAACCACACCCAACAATGCAGATTTAGAAGAGAATACAGCTAAAATCCCTGCGAAGATCCTTACAGCAAAGATCGCCAATCAAACCGAAGG ATCTTTACCCGGATCAAATTCAACAAGGAGGGACCTGCATGCTTGTCAAGCAGCAAACCCAATAGACAAGTGCTGGAGGTGCAAACCCGATTGGGCAGAAAATCGTCAAGCATTAGCAGATTGCGCCCTTGGTTTTGCAAAAGGAACAACAGGTGGCAAAGGTGGTGAAATCTATGAGGTGACTGATCCTTCGGATGACGCTTGTGACAAACCAAAGGAAGGGACACTTCGTTTTGGAGTTACGAGAGACAAACCTTTATGGATCATCTTCACCAAAGATATGGTGATCACGCTGAAACATGAGCTCGTGATATGTAATGACAAGACAATTGATGGTAGGGGTGCCTCTGTCGAGATTGCTAATGGTGCAGGTCTTACAATTGGGAATGTCAAGAATGTCATTATTCATGGAATCCATATCCACCATATAAAAGTAACGGAAGGTGGTGTGATTAGTGATTCAGAGACACATTCT GGGCAAGAGCAAAAAAACGATGGTGATGGTATCTATATTTATGGTTCTTCCAAGATATGGATCGACCATGTGACACTCAATGATGGCCCGGATGGACTTATAGATGTCACAAACGCCGCCACTTGTGTAACCATTTCCAACTGCAAATTCACCAGTCATAACAAA GTCATGTTGCTAGGGGCAGATATAACACATACTCAAGACAAAAATATGCAAGTCACTGTCGCATACAATAAGTTTGGAGAAGGATGTATCCAAAGACTACCTAGGTGTCGATATGGTTTTTTCCAGGTAGTTAACAATGACTATAACAAATGGCAAATGTATGCTATTGGTGGGAGTAGTGACCCTACTATCTTGAGCCAAGGCAACCGTTTTTTGGCTCCTGATGTGGCTAAATCGAAACAG GTGACACAAAGGCATGATGCCCCTGAGGAAGAGTGGAAGAACTGGAAATGGAAATCGCAAAATGACACTTTCCTAAATGGAGCCTTTTTCGTACCATCAGGTGGTGAGTGGGAACCAACCCCTGAACAGAGCGCCGGTCTGATTCCACCTTgccctgaacctgttgaggcaCTCACTTGTGATGCTGGCAAACTCACATGCACGCCTGGCCAGCCTTGTTAA